From Nematostella vectensis chromosome 14, jaNemVect1.1, whole genome shotgun sequence, a single genomic window includes:
- the LOC5510166 gene encoding DNA polymerase theta isoform X2: MKRLSQTWKQKRPSLSNAKTNSTPKQQTHQGGDKNPAFKPHSVKFSSRETQNQTKDSKDTHARKAQNATQPDQLLLSPSSSFSMSFDFDAAALCEVDKMEKDLIPQATTPFHTPTSNNTNISPLSTISLQTCKTTKCSNLTKTISAVTSQTTASIASHKTPQLGQHVTPLRGRERISTPVDEGEHVLLSSMAHSPAFSPVTMTTSEGAKYACPSERKRDRKSPKQTSGESYSSSSDQSHIILEPNPSAQTLELASWGLPPAVLQRYHDIGITHMFQWQADCLCTGNVLQGGNLVYSAPTSAGKTMVAELLMLKRVLETKRKALLILPFVSVAREKMFYLQRLFQESGVRVEGFMGSHSPAGGFAATDIAVCTIEKGNSLLNRLMEEGKVSTLGTVVIDELHMVGDPNRGYLLELFLTKIRYLSSQEEVHQAAESAVQIVGMSATLPNLDMLSSWLGANLYHTTFRPVPLTEMVKIGPTIYDTDLKKLRDIDQSEAVARDDDHVIPLCKETISQGHSVLIFCPTKNWCEKQAEAIARHFAEIGSAALAAKNGQGTGFVRASDLISFDYESLREVFEQLKRTHVGLDSVLMRTIPHAVAFHHAGLTFDERDIIEGAFRQGTIRVLVATSTLCSGVNLPARRVVIRTPTFHGRMVDPLVYKQMAGRAGRKGVDALGESVLICKTSERAKATTLMKSSLNAVESCLLDKERTGGLKRALLEVIASGVVTGPRDVESYAACTFFASSSRDRDVTSESAIPATIRFLVENEFVRLVTSDAKGEGEGDAPPTDKYVPTQLGAATVVSALSPDEALAVFAELQKARKCFVLESELHVIYQVTPIYIQAQWPNIDWDQFHNTWERMPSHMRRVADIVGIKESYIALAARGRIPTRTEQHRQQLAVHRRFFAALALQDLVHEVPLNVVARRYGATRGMIQSLQGSASTFAGMVTVFCQKLGWVNLELLLDQFQSRLSFGVERELCDLVRISVLNAARARMLYNSGFHTIALLAQASPEAVETVLRNAVPFISERKHQGETDLEVKHRRDARVIWVAGKRGLSEREAADVIVSEAKQLLQGDVAQLGVNWRPPEVAQKHVPNRESASKTKACNSPTSASDSSTDSSKLTPRPALGPRSRLLGSSSKSTRRLLGKRRSGNGKKASISPPHFNQARRRSARDKGKENEPTDSFRSVQGPDAQQKAVAGISVEPNVNDRSMHGNRKTRDTRHFAFGEKKNKTGSNSCVIQRVLPSTSGNPTINDQNNNRKINDGETSPSRSAADGRSSVDDVFDSDHGSGGVTMKGEGSFERSKPTEENCDYLISAGMRERVKNSSYPSERQEKDPRVELKEGKLCNNTDIGRDTDEVLTIKACDIIVQERPFENRKVEQEKTVRTKLWKKPKDYNPRSVESHFTEKVAPNLEGKIPESRHTVVFSCNAENNQTSSKSLAGVKRCSPNAYVGGSPKQKLPRCSTEIEQPQNTTSHVRNCYEESERNHSTITDKVPRSIGEDFVKASHSDAKTNTRSAGDTFKGQTSTENHERPICEDLEMFSESVSIQEESCSSAILFDTSSINTSGPKPEQLTSFELYSEPVEDNQNAPFRDEGEGFEMPESQMLEFTMSDSCIAMCGVSQAHNCTPEAQQKTSKETVANSKECRSSQNENGVAISNQHDDRKSTCGALPGVCGPNKISANVDQEVSLCIPPRIDTGTNGIHKEAFKNMFIGDEQFIAPRNRTRDTAKSVKQPKFGIPQNHTGSHEDFSDYEGLISLCDDDIAQCVELTDPDNGDNNRNDVITKTDNDVITKTNDVDCHMDDVIGEFDSYPQYPVTGQCKTQASISAPSPSVSSMRVESGAEVSFQEKPDESDLEESGSFSLKLSFSESQGETQLGEVEEMLHCSKNEGVIEASPEAERNPKFTLVTGASGRVYENDHSKDRQKICLVENTEDIEAINDTSQCFEAKFTKLKSKPSRESVAKRQGNGNDVLFQDRLKASDLDARLDVKTPEADFIPSSQNGARDDLGSFPEELLSPTATAQSPNSTSSGESVSIIDLCANKLLFETFIQEWKTRKMSAFAVACERLLNNVPKIGSRFDNGPVLRRTSKGLDIEGTDEVVVGLAVCWGSTDSYFMSLMDPDSDETFGTPRSSGPAVATDLSVKYRVDAIKSVLESKGKRSGIKICFDYIQQCKALCQGCGITVSGECEDPKVASWLLDPGCKEKTLQHLVGQYASSKMVILEGTGGGSLTGSLALASQNTLSGRVRACTESVLVFSMMKKLRLDLAEDGLDYAFQKVEMPVMQCLVRMELNGFGFSEAECDRLKAILQAKLRTLEQEAYRLANHSFSLTSPDDVARVLFLELRLPVDGKPDETAAPARRTLGSSRRGASAAGRRKTVKHISTNKEVLERLKSLHPLPRIILEWRRVNCALTKVVFPVQREKLFHKSLHMSRIYPTSQTHTTTGRVSFNEPNLQNVPRDFEIELPSVIAESPPLGTRRRENIQKPARSDHSGMSCAVSMRTAFVPCAGGVLLAADYSQLELRLIAHLADDSRLRKVLNGGGDVFRMIAGSLAGLEPGSVDDKQRQRAKQICYGIIYGIGAKALGEQLELGEEDASMYIEKFKSRFSGIRRYLKSTVEQCRKTGYVTTITKRRRYLPAVNSTHPHARSQAERQAVNTTIQGSAADLVKTAMINIDRKLLEVFPTCLRTHRHRPDARDHSDEPTRLRRRSSCLAQTTETNSSQAFRGAKMVLQLHDELIFEVAERDLERVAQIVKSEMENAVKLSVVLPVKLRSGPSWGSMCSMDL; encoded by the exons TTATCCCTCAAGCAACAACACCTTTTCACACCCCAACATCCAATAATACAAACATTAGCCCTTTATCAACCATATCACTCCAGACTTGTAAGACTACAAAATGCTCTAACTTAACAAAGACTATCAGTGCAGTCACTTCTCAAACAACTGCATCAATAGCATCACACAAAACACCACAGCTTGGCCAACATGTTACACCATTGAGAGGTAGGGAAAGGATTTCTACTCCTGTTGACGAGGGAGAGCATGTTCTTCTGTCGTCAATGGCACATTCGCCAGCATTCTCACCTGTTACCATGACAACAAGTGAGGGTGCCAAGTATGCATGCCCTTCTGAGAGAAAGCGCGATAGGAAGAGTCCAAAACAGACGTCAGG GGAGTCATACAGCAGTAGTTCAGACCAGAGCCACATCATCCTAGAGCCCAACCCATCCGCACAAACCCTTGAGCTGGCCTCATGGGGCCTGCCGCCAGCAGTGCTTCAGAGGTACCATGACATTGGGATCACACACATGTTCCAATGGCAAGCGGATTGTCTCTGCACTGGAAATGTTCTTCAAGGAG GTAACCTGGTCTACTCTGCACCGACAAGTGCGGGTAAGACCATGGTAGCAGAGCTGCTGATGCTCAAGCGTGTGCTGGAGACCAAGAGGAAGGCCCTGCTCATCCTGCCCTTTGTCAGCGTCGCAAGGGAGAAGATGTTCTACCTTCAG CGGCTGTTCCAAGAGTCTGGTGTGCGTGTTGAAGGCTTCATGGGAAGCCATAGTCCAGCCGGGGGCTTTGCGGCCACTGACATTGCCGTCTGTACCATCGAGAAGGGCAACAGCCTTCTCAACCGTCTGATGGAGGAGGGAAAAGTCTCCACGCTAGGGACAGTGGTCATTGATGAGTTACAC ATGGTGGGAGATCCTAACCGAGGTTATCTGCTGGAACTTTTCCTAACCAAGATACGGTACCTCTCAAGCCAGGAGGAGGTACACCAAG CCGCTGAATCTGCGGTACAGATAGTGGGCATGAGTGCGACCTTACCCAATCTAGACATGCTCTCTAGCTGGCTCGGCGCCAACCTCTACCACACCACCTTTCGCCCAGTCCCCCTGACCGAGATGGTTAAAATCGGGCCCACCATCTACGACACCGACTTGAAAAAGCTCCGCGATATTGACCAGTCAGAGGCCGTTGCCAGGGATGACGATCACGTGATTCCGTTGTGTAAAGAGACTATCTCCCAGGGCCACTCGGTTCTGATATTCTGTCCAACCAAGAACTGGTGCGAGAAGCAGGCTGAAGCGATAGCACGACATTTTGCTGAGATTGGATCCGCTGCACTTGCCGCCAAAAACG GCCAAGGGACTGGCTTCGTCCGCGCTTCGGACCTGATCTCGTTTGATTACGAGTCACTTAGGGAGGTGTTCGAGCAGTTGAAGCGGACCCATGTGGGATTAGACTCAGTGCTCATGCGCACTATACCGCACGCTGTCGCCTTTCACCACGCTGGACTCACCTTCGACGAGAGAGACATCATTGAGGGAGCGTTCAGACAGGGAACTATTAGAGTACTCGTGGCCACGTCTACACTATGTTCAG GAGTGAATCTCCCCGCCCGCCGCGTCGTCATCCGCACGCCAACGTTCCACGGGCGTATGGTGGACCCATTGGTCTACAAGCAGATGGCGGGTCGCGCAGGACGCAAAGGCGTCGACGCCCTGGGCGAGAGCGTGCTCATCTGTAAGACTAGCGAGCGCGCAAAGGCAACGACGCTAATGAAGTCCTCCCTTAATGCCGTGGAGAGCTGTTTACTGG ACAAAGAGCGAACGGGTGGCCTGAAGCGCGCCCTCCTCGAAGTGATCGCGAGTGGCGTGGTGACGGGACCACGTGACGTCGAGAGCTACGCCGCGTGCACCTTCTTCGCCTCGTCATCACGTGACCGTGACGTCACAAGCGAGTCCGCCATCCCAGCCACCATCAGGTTCCTAGTGGAGAACGAGTTTGTTCGGCTTGTGACCTCTGACGCGAAGGGCGAAGGAGAAGGCGATGCCCCTCCTACCGACAAGTACGTCCCAACTCAACTCGGTGCAGCCACAGTAGTGTCGGCCCTCTCCCCTGATGAAGCCCTAGCCGTGTTCGCCGAGCTTCAAAAAGCCAGGAAATGCTTCGTGTTAGAGAGTGAGCTGCACGTCATCTACCAGGTAACGCCTATTTACATACAGGCTCAGTGGCCGAACATCGACTGGGACCAGTTCCACAATACCTGGGAGAGAATGCCGTCCCACATGCGCCGTGTAGCTGATATCGTCGGCATCAAAGAGTCCTACATCGCACTCGCCGCAAGAGGCCGTATCCCGACCAGAACCGAGCAACATCGGCAGCAGCTCGCTGTGCATCGGAGATTCTTCGCCGCCCTCGCATTGCAG GATCTCGTCCACGAGGTCCCTCTCAACGTTGTCGCGCGTCGTTACGGGGCAACCCGCGGGATGATCCAGTCGCTCCAGGGCTCAGCGTCCACCTTTGCTGGCATGGTTACCGTGTTCTGTCAAAAGCTTGGCTGGGTAAATCTGGAGTTACTGCTTGACCAGTTCCAGTCTCGCTTGTCCTTTGGTGTCGAGCGAGAGCTTTGTGACCTGGTGCGAATATCGGTGCTAAATGCCGCGCGTGCGCGAATGTTGTATAACTCTGGATTCCATACGATTGCACTACTGGCTCAAGCCTCGCCTGAAGCTGTAGAGACAGTGTTGAGAAATGCGGTACCGTTTATCAGCGAGAGGAAGCACCAAG GTGAAACGGACTTAGAGGTGAAGCATAGAAGAGACGCGCGCGTCATATGGGTGGCGGGAAAGCGCGGGCTCAGCGAGCGAGAGGCTGCTGATGTCATCGTGTCAGAAGCCAAGCAGTTGCTACAAGGGGATGTAGCGCAGCTGGGGGTGAACTGGCGTCCCCCAGAGGTAGCCCAAAAG CATGTGCCAAATCGTGAATCAGCCAGCAAGACCAAGGCGTGCAACTCACCTACCAGCGCTAGCGACTCCAGCACCGACTCAAGCAAACTCACCCCTCGTCCCGCCCTCGGACCTCGCAGCAGACTACTGGGAAGCTCTTCCAAGTCTACCAGGAGGCTACTAGGCAAGCGACGGTCGGGAAACGGTAAAAAGGCGTCCATTTCGCCTCCTCACTTCAATCAGGCGAGACGGAGGTCTGCACGGGATAAAGGGAAAGAGAACGAGCCAACCGACAGCTTTAGAAGTGTACAAGGCCCTGATGCCCAACAGAAAGCAGTGGCAGGTATCTCTGTTGAACCTAATGTTAATGATCGAAGCATGCATGGCAACAGGAAGACCAGAGACACGAGACATTTTGCCTTcggagaaaagaaaaacaagactGGCTCGAATTCTTGTGTTATCCAGAGAGTATTGCCTAGTACTTCGGGTAACCCAACCATTAATGATCAAAACAATAATCGTAAGATAAATGATGGAGAAACGAGCCCTTCTAGGTCTGCAGCTGACGGGAGATCAAGTGTAGATGATGTCTTTGATAGTGACCATGGCTCGGGGGGTGTCACCATGAAGGGGGAAGGCTCTTTTGAACGCTCCAAGCCAACAGAAGAGAACTGTGACTATTTGATATCAGCAGGAATGCGTGAACGTGTTAAAAATTCTTCTTATCCCTCAGAAAGACAGGAAAAAGACCCACGCGTGGAACTTAAAGAAGGAAAACTATGCAATAACACAGATATTGGTAGAGACACCGATGAAGTATTAACAATCAAGGCATGTGATATAATCGTCCAAGAACGACCTTTTGAAAATAGAAAAGTTGAGCAAGAAAAAACTGTGCGAACTAAACTTTGGAAGAAGCCTAAAGACTATAATCCTCGTTCAGTTGAATCTCATTTTACTGAAAAGGTGGCTCCCAATCTTGAAGGAAAAATTCCCGAATCGAGGCATACAGTGGTATTCTCTTGCAACGCTGAAAACAACCAAACGTCAAGCAAAAGTCTAGCTGGCGTAAAACGTTGCTCTCCTAATGCTTATGTTGGGGGCTCTCCAAAACAGAAACTCCCCAGATGCAGCACTGAAATAGAACAACCACAAAACACGACGAGCCACGTGCGGAATTGTTACGAAGAGTCAGAAAGAAATCATTCAACAATAACCGATAAGGTTCCAAGATCTATTGGAGAGGATTTTGTAAAAGCTTCACACAGCGACGCCAAAACCAATACCCGATCAGCCGGCGATACGTTTAAGGGTCAAACAAGTACAGAAAACCATGAGAGACCTATCTGTGAAGATCTGGAGATGTTTTCGGAGTCTGTGTCCATCCAAGAGGAGTCCTGTTCCTCCGCAATCCTTTTTGATACTTCGAGTATAAATACGTCAGGCCCTAAACCTGAGCAATTGACCTCATTCGAGCTTTACTCAGAACCGGTAGAAGATAACCAGAACGCCCCATTCCGCGATGAAGGAGAAGGCTTTGAGATGCCTGAATCCCAAATGCTGGAATTTACCATGAGTGATAGTTGcattgcgatgtgtggcgtctCCCAGGCCCATAACTGTACTCCCGAGGCGCAGCAAAAAACTTCTAAAGAAACAGTAGCCAACAGCAAAGAGTGCCGATCTTCACAAAATGAAAACGGTGTCGCCATTTCAAATCAACATGatgatagaaaaagtacatgTGGTGCTTTACCGGGAGTTTGCGGGCCCAATAAAATTTCAGCTAACGTTGATCAGGAGGTTTCTCTGTGTATCCCTCCACGAATCGATACAGGGACAAATGGAATACACAAAGAAGCCtttaaaaatatgtttatcGGTGATGAACAATTTATTGCTCCTCGTAATCGAACACGTGATACCGCGAAATCTGTTAAACAGCCTAAATTTGGTATACCTCAAAATCATACTGGGTCCCACGAAGATTTCTCGGACTACGAGGGACTGATCTCTTtgtgtgatgatgatattgcaCAATGTGTTGAGCTGACCGATCCCGACAATGGTGACAATAATcgcaatgacgtcatcacaaagactgataatgacgtcataaccaaaacaaatgacGTAGACTGCCACATGGATGACGTTATTGGGGAATTCGATTCTTATCCTCAGTATCCAGTCACCGGACAATGCAAGACCCAGGCCTCTATATCTGCACCTTCTCCCTCGGTGTCTTCCATGCGTGTGGAGTCTGGTGCCGAAGTGAGTTTCCAGGAAAAGCCTGATGAGTCTGACCTGGAGGAGTCTGGGTCGTTTTCTCTGAAACTCTCGTTTTCCGAGAGTCAAGGTGAAACCCAGTTGGGTGAGGTCGAAGAAATGCTCCATTGCTCAAAGAATGAGGGTGTCATTGAAGCGAGCCCTGAAGCCGAAAGAAACCCCAAGTTCACTCTCGTAACTGGAGCCTCGGGGAGGGTGTATGAAAATGATCATTCTAAAGACAGGCAGAAAATATGTCTCGTGGAAAATACAGAAGACATAGAAGCAATAAACGACACATCCCAGTGCTTTGAGGCAAAGTTTACCAAATTGAAGTCCAAACCGTCTAGAGAGTCTGTGGCAAAACGTCAGGGCAATGGCAATGACGTGCTTTTCCAAGACCGCTTGAAAGCCTCTGATTTAGATGCCCGACTTGACGTAAAAACTCCGGAAGCCGACTTCATCCCGAGCTCACAAAACGGCGCCCGGGATGATCTCGGAAGTTTCCCGGAAGAATTACTGTCTCCGACTGCCACGGCTCAATCGCCGAATAGCACGAGCTCTGGTGAGTCTGTATCAATCATCGATCTCTGTGCAAACAAATTGCTCTTCGAAACTTTCATCCAAGAATGGAAGACTCGTAAAATGAGTGCCTTTGCCGTGGCCTGCGAGAGACTTCTCAATAATGTCCCTAAGATTGGTAGCCGATTTGATAATGGGCCAGTGTTGAGGAGGACCTCCAAGGGCCTTGACATCGAGGGTACGGATGAAGTGGTCGTGGGTCTTGCTGTTTGCTGGGGAAGTACAGACTCTTATTTTATGTCCCTCATGGATCCAGATTCTGATGAGACCTTTGGCACCCCGCGATCAAGCGGACCAGCGGTTGCCACTGACTTGTCCGTGAAATATAGAGTTGATGCAATAAAATCTGTACTGGAATCGAAGGGAAAGCGGAGCGGGATCAAGATCTGTTTCGATTACATTCAGCAATGCAAG GCCCTATGCCAGGGCTGCGGTATTACGGTCAGCGGAGAGTGCGAGGACCCTAAGGTTGCTTCATGGTTGTTAGATCCCGGATGTAAAGAGAAAACTCTACAGCACTTGGTTGGTCAATATGCCTCAAGCAAGATGGTCATTCTGGAAG GAACCGGAGGTGGATCATTGACAGGAAGCCTGGCACTAGCCTCGCAAAACACCTTGAGCGGCCGTGTAAGAGCTTGTACCGAGTCGGTACTAGTCTTCTCCATGATGAAGAAGCTTCGGCTAGACTTGGCAGAGGATGGCCTGGACTATGCTTTTCAGAAG GTTGAGATGCCAGTAATGCAATGCCTAGTGCGTATGGAGCTTAACGGCTTCGGCTTTTCCGAGGCGGAATGCGACAGACTGAAGGCCATCCTACAGGCTAAACTGCGCACACTCGAACAAGAGGCCTACcgattagccaatcacagcttCTCTCTCACAAGCCCTGATGACGTAGCCAGG GTTCTCTTCCTTGAACTTCGCCTCCCAGTTGACGGCAAGCCAGATGAGACCGCTGCCCCAGCCAGGCGTACCCTGGGCTCATCTCGCCGGGGCGCAAGTGCTGCTGGGAGACGTAAAACGGTGAAGCATATAAGTACAAACAAGGAAGTTCTTGAGAGGTTGAAGAGTCTGCATCCTCTACCGCGAATCATACTAGAGTGGCGACGAGTCAACTGCGCCTTGACAAAG GTGGTCTTTCCCGTCCAACGAGAAAAGCTCTTTCACAAATCGCTGCATATGAGCCGCATCTACCCGACCAGCCAGACCCACACCACCACGGGGCGTGTCTCCTTCAACGAACCCAACCTACAAAACGTGCCGCGGGACTTCGAGATCGAGCTCCCTAGCGTCATTGCAGAGAGCCCCCCTCTAGGGACCCGACGGCGCGAAAATATCCAGAAACCGGCACGGTCGGATCATTCCGGGATGTCATGCGCCGTGAGCATGCGAACTGCTTTTGTTCCTTGCGCGGGCGGTGTGCTGTTAGCCGCTGACTACTCTCAGCTGGAATTGCGGCTCATTGCTCACTTGGCGGATGATTCGCGCCTGCGCAAGGTACTGAATGGCGGTGGCGATGTGTTCAGGATGATCGCGGGCTCGCTTGCCGGCTTGGAGCCTGGGTCGGTGGATGACAAGCAAAGGCAAAGAGCCAAGCAG ATCTGCTACGGTATAATTTATGGTATCGGCGCCAAAGCCCTCGGGGAGCAACTGGAGCTGGGTGAGGAGGACGCGTCCATGTATATAGAGAAGTTCAAGTCGCGATTCAGCGGAATCCGCAGATATCTGAAGAGCACAGTGGAACAGTGCAGGAAGACTGGGTATGTCACGACCATCACCAAGCGCCGGCGATACCTGCCAGCGGTGAACTCGACTCACCCGCATGCGCGCAGCCAGGCGGAGAGACAAGCAGTAAATACTACGATCCAAG GGTCAGCGGCAGATCTTGTCAAGACAGCCATGATCAACATCGACAGGAAATTACTCGAAGTTTTCCCGACGTGCCTTCGCACTCATCGCCATAGGCCAGACGCCCGAGACCACTCCGACGAGCCAACAAGGCTGAGACGTCGCAGCTCGTGCCTCGCGCAAACTACCGAGACTAATAGTTCCCAGGCTTTTCGCGGCGCAAAGATGGTTCTCCAATTGCATGACGAGTTGATATTCGAGGTGGCCGAGCGAGATCTGGAGCGAGTAGCGCAAATAGTCAAGTCGGAAATGGAGAACGCAGTGAAGCTGTCTGTGGTACTTCCGGTTAAATTGAGATCCGGTCCCTCGTGGGGTTCTATGTGTAGTATGGATTTGTAA